A single window of Rhodoligotrophos appendicifer DNA harbors:
- a CDS encoding M3 family metallopeptidase, whose protein sequence is MPKLSKDDRNPLLSQDIGRLEIPPFKQIEPCHFPPAFQAALALHRDAIELISNQADAPSFANTIEAMERAGLPLRRICAIFFNLAGTDTDADIERIEREFSPILASHFSAIYLDERLFKRVETLHSKAEGLDTEQRRVLFHYHKNFVRGGGALPSEKKARLAEIVGKLASLGTRFGQNVLAEERAFALILSREDELAGLPPFLLAAASQAAADRGLSGKHVITLARSSIEPFLQFSTRRDLREAAFRAWSGRGEGGGDTDNRPIIVELAQLRAEKARLLGFESYADFRLDDSMAGKPKAALDLLDSVWRPAREQALAEAEALKSIISKEGGNFDLEPWDWRFYAEKRRRAEFDVQEDEIKPYLQLDRMIAAAFHTASRLFGLTFQPRDDLQLYHPDVRAWEVKSADNRHIGLFLGDYFARPSKRSGAWMSAFRTQHKLDGNVTPIILNVMNFSKPGANETALLSFDDARTLFHEFGHALHGLLSDVTYPSIAGTSVSRDFVEFPSQLFEHWLEQPELLREFAKHYITGEPMPELLLGKMLKARRFNQGFSTVEYCASALVDLSVHSIPDGIIEDVGAFETRVLADIGMPEGMTMRHRPTHFTHIFSGDGYASAYYSYLWSEVLDADGFEAFEEAGNIFDPDTAKLLLEHIYSAGGRQEPIDAYKAFRGREPKPEALLRQRGLE, encoded by the coding sequence ATGCCGAAGCTCTCAAAGGACGACCGCAATCCGCTTCTCTCACAAGACATTGGGCGCCTTGAAATTCCTCCTTTCAAGCAGATAGAACCCTGCCACTTTCCCCCAGCTTTCCAGGCTGCCCTGGCTCTGCATAGAGACGCAATCGAGTTGATTTCCAATCAAGCCGACGCGCCCAGCTTCGCTAACACCATCGAGGCGATGGAACGGGCCGGACTCCCGTTGAGGCGAATATGCGCGATCTTTTTCAATCTGGCGGGGACGGACACTGACGCGGACATCGAACGAATCGAGCGTGAATTCTCGCCCATTCTCGCCAGCCACTTCAGCGCAATCTATCTCGACGAACGATTGTTCAAACGTGTCGAGACCCTGCATTCGAAGGCAGAGGGGCTCGACACCGAGCAGCGGCGGGTCCTGTTCCACTACCATAAAAATTTTGTCCGCGGTGGCGGCGCTCTGCCTTCCGAAAAGAAGGCAAGATTGGCGGAAATCGTGGGAAAGCTCGCCTCTCTGGGAACGCGATTCGGGCAGAATGTCCTCGCTGAGGAACGCGCTTTTGCACTCATCCTGAGCCGAGAGGATGAGCTAGCGGGGCTGCCCCCTTTCCTGCTCGCGGCGGCTTCTCAGGCGGCAGCGGATCGAGGCTTGAGCGGAAAGCATGTGATCACGCTCGCGCGGTCGAGCATCGAACCATTCCTGCAGTTTTCCACTCGTCGCGATCTGAGAGAGGCGGCTTTCCGGGCCTGGAGCGGCAGAGGGGAAGGCGGGGGCGATACGGACAACCGCCCGATCATCGTGGAGCTGGCCCAACTGCGTGCGGAAAAGGCCCGTCTTCTGGGATTCGAGAGTTACGCGGATTTTCGACTGGATGATTCCATGGCGGGGAAACCAAAAGCGGCGCTCGACCTACTCGATTCCGTCTGGCGACCGGCCCGAGAGCAGGCCCTCGCCGAAGCTGAAGCCCTTAAAAGCATCATCAGCAAAGAGGGTGGAAACTTCGACTTGGAACCGTGGGATTGGCGGTTTTACGCCGAAAAGAGGCGACGAGCGGAGTTTGATGTCCAGGAGGACGAGATCAAACCGTATCTGCAGTTGGACAGGATGATCGCTGCCGCGTTTCACACCGCCAGCCGATTGTTCGGCTTGACGTTTCAGCCACGCGACGATCTCCAGCTGTACCACCCCGATGTCAGGGCATGGGAGGTAAAATCGGCAGATAACCGCCACATCGGACTGTTTCTGGGGGATTATTTCGCGCGGCCCTCAAAACGGAGCGGAGCCTGGATGAGCGCGTTCCGCACGCAGCATAAACTGGACGGCAATGTTACGCCTATCATATTGAATGTGATGAACTTTTCGAAGCCGGGGGCGAATGAGACCGCGTTGCTGAGCTTTGACGACGCGCGCACGCTGTTTCACGAATTCGGACATGCGCTGCATGGGTTGCTGTCTGACGTGACCTATCCCTCCATCGCAGGAACATCCGTTTCCAGAGACTTCGTTGAATTTCCGTCGCAACTTTTCGAGCATTGGCTTGAGCAACCTGAGCTCCTGAGAGAGTTCGCAAAACATTACATCACGGGAGAGCCGATGCCAGAGCTTCTTTTAGGGAAGATGCTCAAAGCTCGTCGTTTCAATCAGGGATTTTCAACCGTCGAATATTGTGCATCTGCCTTGGTCGACCTGTCAGTCCATTCGATTCCGGACGGAATTATCGAGGATGTGGGCGCGTTCGAGACCCGGGTCCTGGCTGACATCGGAATGCCCGAGGGGATGACGATGCGGCATCGGCCAACCCATTTTACCCATATTTTCTCGGGAGATGGCTATGCCTCGGCTTATTATTCCTACCTCTGGTCCGAGGTGCTGGACGCCGATGGCTTCGAAGCGTTCGAGGAGGCCGGAAACATCTTCGACCCCGACACCGCCAAGCTCCTGCTGGAGCACATTTATTCAGCAGGCGGACGACAGGAACCCATTGATGCCTATAAAGCTTTTAGAGGGAGAGAGCCAAAGCCGGAGGCACTGCTGCGGCAGCGGGGACTCGAATGA